From a single Jatrophihabitans sp. genomic region:
- a CDS encoding transketolase translates to MTGLATGRPAEPDAPAEPDAMGPGSAESSLVEPSLAERAISVRERIIEMCATTGGGHLGGGMSLVEILLVLYFEVLRNDPARPTDPARDVLLLSKGHGALCLYSVLAERGYFPVSRLAEYAQPGGQFMAHPNPELPGVEMPSGALGHGLPVGVGVALDARLSGTPRRTVVVLGDGELQEGSVWEAAMSASSLGLSGLTAVVDRNRLQITGDTEDVVGLEPLDERWRAFGWTVRQVDGHHPAQLRHALTAAPEDGRPVVVLARTVKGRGLPHVEGMAKSHFARLGDRQRRQALASVRRGAQPATARLGAGPA, encoded by the coding sequence GTGACCGGACTCGCGACCGGCCGGCCGGCCGAGCCCGACGCGCCGGCCGAGCCTGACGCCATGGGGCCCGGCTCGGCCGAGTCCAGCCTGGTCGAGCCCAGCCTGGCCGAGCGCGCGATCAGCGTGCGGGAACGGATCATCGAGATGTGCGCGACCACCGGCGGCGGCCACCTCGGTGGCGGCATGTCACTGGTCGAGATCCTGCTGGTGCTCTACTTCGAGGTGCTGCGCAACGACCCGGCCCGGCCGACGGATCCGGCCCGGGATGTGCTGCTGCTCAGCAAGGGACACGGCGCCCTCTGCCTGTACTCGGTGCTCGCCGAGCGCGGGTACTTCCCGGTGTCCCGGCTGGCCGAGTACGCCCAGCCGGGCGGGCAGTTCATGGCACACCCGAACCCGGAGCTGCCAGGGGTGGAGATGCCCTCCGGCGCCCTCGGACACGGCTTGCCGGTCGGCGTCGGCGTGGCGCTGGACGCGCGGCTGTCCGGCACCCCGCGGCGGACGGTCGTCGTCCTGGGTGACGGCGAGTTGCAGGAGGGGTCGGTCTGGGAAGCCGCCATGTCGGCGAGCAGCCTGGGCCTGAGCGGCCTCACCGCGGTGGTGGACCGCAACCGGCTGCAGATCACCGGCGACACCGAGGACGTGGTGGGCCTGGAACCGCTGGACGAGCGGTGGCGGGCCTTCGGCTGGACGGTCCGCCAGGTCGATGGCCACCACCCGGCGCAGCTGAGGCACGCGCTGACCGCGGCGCCGGAGGACGGCAGGCCGGTCGTGGTGCTGGCCCGGACCGTGAAGGGCCGCGGGTTGCCGCACGTCGAGGGCATGGCCAAGAGCCATTTCGCGCGGCTGGGGGACCGGCAGCGGCGCCAGGCGCTGGCCAGCGTGCGGCGCGGTGCGCAGCCGGCGACCGCGCGGCTCGGTGCGGGGCCGGCATGA
- a CDS encoding M20/M25/M40 family metallo-hydrolase → MRSPDMVNGSQIPPPSDALAIDLLRQMLAIASPSYDEAALAHYLAGRMRELGYAAGVDQAGNVVGELVRGGGPTVMLLGHLDTVTGEVPVREEGGRLYGRGAVDAKAPLAAMVCAAAASAFTGRLVVVGAVEEETPLSRGAMHILASHPTPDALIIGEPSGWRTVVLGYKGKLDFWYRVECEATHPSNPAAKASELAAECWSQVRQLLGPEAGHARFDQPGATLVSITGDLTTAAANVSVRTPLGFDAAAFLTDLQGRLAGGTLELINSVGACRVGRNDPVVHALNRAIRQGGSSPGAKVKTATSDMNTLAEQWKIPMATYGPGDSALDHADDESIEIVEYLAGVRVLTLALNELSTGLPGRRPAIVGAR, encoded by the coding sequence ATGAGATCCCCAGACATGGTCAACGGCTCGCAGATCCCTCCGCCGTCGGACGCCCTCGCCATCGACCTGCTGCGGCAGATGCTGGCGATCGCGTCACCGTCGTATGACGAGGCGGCGCTGGCCCACTACCTGGCCGGCCGGATGCGCGAGCTGGGCTACGCGGCCGGCGTCGACCAGGCCGGCAACGTGGTCGGGGAGCTGGTTCGCGGTGGCGGCCCGACCGTGATGCTGCTCGGGCACCTGGACACGGTGACCGGAGAGGTGCCGGTCCGCGAGGAAGGCGGCCGGCTGTACGGGCGCGGCGCCGTGGACGCCAAGGCGCCGCTGGCCGCGATGGTGTGCGCCGCGGCCGCCAGCGCGTTCACCGGGCGGCTGGTCGTGGTGGGCGCCGTCGAGGAGGAGACGCCGCTGTCACGGGGCGCCATGCACATCCTGGCCAGCCACCCCACCCCGGACGCGCTCATCATCGGTGAGCCGAGTGGCTGGCGGACGGTAGTGCTGGGATACAAGGGAAAGCTCGACTTCTGGTACCGGGTGGAATGCGAGGCGACCCACCCGAGCAACCCGGCTGCCAAGGCCAGCGAGCTCGCCGCCGAATGCTGGTCGCAGGTGCGGCAGCTGCTCGGCCCGGAGGCCGGCCACGCCCGTTTCGATCAGCCGGGCGCGACCCTGGTCTCGATCACCGGGGATCTGACCACCGCGGCGGCCAACGTCAGTGTCAGGACCCCGCTGGGCTTCGACGCCGCGGCGTTCCTGACCGACCTGCAGGGCCGGTTGGCCGGCGGCACGCTGGAGCTGATCAACTCGGTGGGCGCCTGCCGGGTCGGGCGCAACGACCCGGTGGTGCACGCGTTGAACCGGGCGATCCGGCAGGGTGGCAGCAGTCCGGGCGCCAAGGTCAAGACCGCGACGTCGGACATGAACACCCTCGCCGAGCAGTGGAAGATACCGATGGCGACCTACGGCCCGGGTGACAGCGCGCTGGATCACGCCGACGACGAGAGCATCGAGATAGTCGAGTACCTGGCCGGCGTCCGGGTGCTGACCCTGGCGCTGAACGAGCTGTCGACCGGGCTGCCGGGCCGGCGTCCGGCGATCGTGGGTGCCCGGTGA
- the argC gene encoding N-acetyl-gamma-glutamyl-phosphate reductase, with protein sequence MLRVAVMGGAGYIGGELLRLVLGHPELRLAATTSRRLAGRRVDGAHPNLRGHTDLTFSSPDQLVDYDVLLLATGHAETMHAMPDLLRLAPVVIDLSADFRLADPARFRRYYRTEHAHPELLSSFVPGLPELHRKELTEANRISVPGCMATAGILALRPLAEAGLISGQVTVDARTGSSGSGAVPGPANVHAERSGAMRVFAPAGHRHEAEISQSIGGLPVSMTATGVEAVRGVQVICRVPVPVGVDERTLRIRYREVYGDEPFVRIVAARTGLYRLPEPKILTGTNYCDVGFAVDEFHRQVVVIAALDNLMKGGAGNAVQCLNVRFGLPERAGLDFIGLHPV encoded by the coding sequence GTGCTGAGGGTCGCGGTGATGGGCGGGGCCGGTTACATCGGCGGCGAGCTGCTGCGCCTGGTGCTCGGCCATCCGGAGCTGCGACTGGCGGCCACGACCTCGCGCCGGCTGGCGGGCCGGCGGGTGGACGGCGCCCATCCGAACCTGCGGGGCCACACCGACCTGACCTTCAGCTCGCCGGACCAGCTGGTCGACTACGACGTGCTGCTGCTGGCCACCGGGCACGCCGAGACCATGCACGCCATGCCGGACCTGCTGCGCCTGGCGCCCGTGGTGATCGACCTCTCCGCCGACTTCAGGCTCGCCGACCCGGCGCGGTTCCGGCGGTACTACCGCACCGAGCACGCCCATCCGGAGCTGCTGAGCAGCTTCGTGCCCGGCCTGCCCGAACTGCATCGCAAGGAGCTGACCGAGGCCAACCGGATCAGCGTGCCCGGCTGCATGGCCACGGCCGGCATCCTGGCGCTGCGACCGCTGGCCGAGGCAGGGCTGATCAGCGGCCAGGTCACGGTGGACGCCCGCACCGGCTCCAGCGGGTCCGGGGCGGTGCCCGGCCCGGCCAACGTGCACGCCGAGCGAAGCGGAGCGATGCGGGTCTTCGCCCCGGCCGGGCACCGGCACGAAGCCGAGATCAGCCAGAGCATCGGCGGGTTGCCGGTCTCCATGACCGCGACCGGCGTCGAAGCGGTGCGCGGAGTCCAGGTGATCTGCCGGGTGCCGGTGCCAGTCGGGGTCGACGAGCGAACCCTGCGCATCCGGTACCGGGAGGTCTACGGCGACGAGCCGTTCGTCCGGATCGTGGCGGCCAGGACCGGCCTATACCGGCTGCCCGAGCCCAAGATCCTGACCGGCACCAACTACTGCGACGTCGGGTTCGCCGTCGACGAGTTCCACCGGCAGGTCGTGGTGATCGCCGCGCTGGACAACCTGATGAAGGGCGGCGCCGGCAACGCCGTGCAGTGCCTCAACGTCCGGTTCGGCCTGCCGGAACGGGCCGGTCTCGACTTCATCGGCCTGCATCCCGTCTAG
- a CDS encoding RimK family alpha-L-glutamate ligase, whose product MSGPADLALLASRVRTDERRIMAALERRGVNFSHVDTRTLHSCFGQRRWPVVLNREIGVVRARYAAWALEAEGSRVLNTASAIEVCGDKWRTSMSLQAAGLPTPRTAIAMTPEATLAALDELGYPAVLKPLVGSWGRLVTKLETREQADTVLEYQAALTGPQAHLGYLQALIDSGGRDIRVIVIGGVAIGASYRSSDDWRSNVARGARTGRCPLTPELAKLAAGAAEAVGAELAGVDVIEDGQGRQLVLEVNSGVEFSGFQQAHGDDIDVADLIAEYAMAAVSAC is encoded by the coding sequence ATGAGCGGGCCGGCTGATCTCGCGCTGCTGGCTTCCCGGGTACGCACCGACGAGCGGCGCATCATGGCCGCGCTGGAGCGGCGCGGGGTCAACTTCTCCCACGTCGACACCCGCACCCTGCACAGCTGCTTCGGCCAGCGGCGCTGGCCGGTGGTGCTCAACCGCGAGATCGGCGTGGTGCGTGCCCGCTACGCGGCCTGGGCGCTGGAGGCCGAGGGCAGCCGGGTGCTGAACACGGCCAGCGCGATCGAGGTGTGCGGTGACAAGTGGCGAACCTCGATGTCGCTGCAGGCGGCCGGCCTGCCGACGCCGCGCACCGCGATCGCGATGACGCCGGAGGCGACGCTGGCCGCGCTGGACGAGCTCGGCTACCCGGCAGTGCTCAAGCCGCTGGTCGGCTCCTGGGGCCGGCTGGTGACGAAGCTGGAGACCCGCGAGCAGGCGGACACGGTGCTGGAGTACCAAGCCGCGCTGACCGGGCCGCAGGCACACCTGGGCTACCTGCAGGCGCTGATCGACTCCGGTGGCCGCGACATCCGGGTGATCGTGATCGGCGGGGTCGCGATCGGCGCCAGCTACCGCTCCAGCGACGACTGGCGCAGCAACGTCGCCCGCGGCGCGCGCACGGGTCGCTGCCCGCTGACGCCGGAACTGGCCAAGCTGGCCGCGGGCGCGGCCGAGGCGGTCGGCGCCGAACTCGCCGGGGTGGACGTCATCGAGGACGGGCAGGGCCGGCAGCTGGTGCTCGAGGTCAACTCCGGTGTCGAGTTCAGCGGCTTCCAGCAGGCGCACGGTGACGACATCGACGTCGCGGACCTGATCGCGGAGTACGCGATGGCGGCGGTGAGCGCGTGCTGA
- the cysN gene encoding sulfate adenylyltransferase subunit CysN, whose translation MTGITEPITDIESYLDAHERKSLLRFITCGSVDDGKSTLIGRLLYESKMIFDDQLSALEADSRRFGTQGGELDLALLVDGLSAEREQGITIDVAYRFFATEHRKFIVADTPGHEQYTRNMVTGASTAELAVILVDAQRGVLTQTRRHSFLVSLLGITDIVLAINKMDLVDFDQARAEQIAAEYRQFADQLGLSDITVIPMSAVRGDNVVTRSPAMSWYTGPSLMEHLNTVQPTPTVTAAAEPFRLPVQTVLRPDHTFRGFAGRVARGSVRPGDQVLVQPAGTPATVERVVTFDGDLAEAVTGQSITLTLTEEVDVSRGDVLSAATEPAGVADQFEADVVWMSEHEMLPGRRYLIKLGTRTAGAVFSRPKYRVNVDNLDRMAATTLGLNDIAVCALSLDRPLVHDTYQQNRDMGGFLIMDRLTNDTVGAGMLKLALRRSANIRRQHVEVDKQARARLTGHQPAVVWFTGLSGAGKSTIANLVESKLHALHCHTYLLDGDNVRHGLNRDLGFTEADRVENIRRMGEVAALMADAGIIVLVSAISPYRGDRDQARSLVGENEFLEVHVDTPLEVAESRDPKGLYAKARRGDLPNFTGIDSAYEPPIDPEVHLDTTAVSPEQAADQVVAGLRRLGVLP comes from the coding sequence ATGACGGGCATCACCGAGCCGATCACCGACATCGAGTCCTACCTCGACGCGCACGAGCGCAAGTCGCTGCTGCGCTTCATCACCTGCGGCAGCGTCGACGACGGCAAGAGCACCCTGATCGGCCGGTTGCTCTACGAGTCGAAGATGATCTTCGATGACCAGCTCAGCGCGCTGGAGGCCGACTCGCGGCGGTTCGGCACCCAGGGCGGCGAGCTGGACCTGGCGCTGCTGGTGGACGGCCTGAGCGCCGAGCGCGAGCAGGGCATCACCATCGACGTCGCCTACCGGTTCTTCGCCACCGAGCACCGCAAGTTCATCGTGGCCGACACCCCGGGCCACGAGCAGTACACCCGCAACATGGTGACCGGCGCGTCCACCGCCGAGCTCGCGGTGATCCTGGTGGACGCCCAGCGCGGCGTGCTGACCCAGACCCGCCGGCACAGCTTCCTGGTGTCACTGCTGGGCATCACCGACATCGTGCTGGCGATCAACAAGATGGACCTGGTGGACTTCGACCAGGCCCGCGCCGAGCAGATCGCCGCCGAATACCGGCAGTTCGCGGACCAGCTCGGCCTCAGCGACATCACCGTCATCCCGATGTCGGCGGTCCGCGGCGACAACGTGGTCACCCGCAGCCCCGCGATGAGCTGGTACACCGGGCCCTCGCTGATGGAGCACCTCAACACCGTCCAGCCCACGCCGACCGTCACCGCGGCGGCGGAGCCGTTCCGGCTGCCGGTGCAGACGGTGCTGCGTCCGGACCACACCTTCCGCGGCTTCGCCGGCCGGGTGGCGCGCGGCTCGGTCCGTCCGGGCGATCAGGTGCTGGTGCAGCCGGCCGGCACGCCCGCGACCGTCGAGCGGGTCGTCACCTTCGACGGCGACCTGGCCGAGGCGGTGACCGGCCAGTCGATCACGCTGACCCTGACCGAAGAGGTGGACGTCAGCCGGGGCGACGTGCTCTCGGCCGCCACCGAACCGGCCGGGGTGGCCGACCAGTTCGAGGCCGACGTGGTCTGGATGTCGGAGCACGAGATGCTGCCCGGCCGGCGCTACCTGATCAAGCTCGGCACCCGGACCGCGGGCGCGGTGTTCAGCCGGCCCAAGTACCGGGTCAACGTCGACAACCTGGACCGGATGGCCGCGACCACTCTCGGCCTCAACGACATCGCGGTCTGCGCGCTCAGCCTCGACCGGCCGCTGGTCCACGACACCTATCAGCAGAACCGCGACATGGGCGGCTTCCTGATCATGGACCGGTTGACCAACGACACCGTCGGCGCCGGCATGCTGAAGCTGGCGTTGCGCCGCTCGGCCAACATCCGCCGGCAGCACGTCGAGGTGGACAAGCAGGCCCGGGCCCGGCTGACCGGCCACCAGCCGGCCGTCGTCTGGTTCACCGGCCTGTCCGGCGCCGGCAAGTCGACCATCGCCAACCTGGTCGAGAGCAAACTGCACGCCCTGCACTGTCACACCTACCTGCTCGACGGCGACAACGTCCGGCACGGGCTCAACCGCGACCTCGGCTTCACCGAGGCCGACCGGGTCGAGAACATCCGGCGGATGGGCGAGGTGGCGGCGCTGATGGCCGACGCCGGCATCATCGTGCTGGTCTCGGCGATCTCGCCCTACCGCGGCGACCGCGACCAGGCCCGTTCGCTGGTGGGGGAGAACGAGTTTCTCGAGGTGCACGTCGACACCCCACTCGAGGTGGCCGAGTCCCGCGACCCCAAGGGCCTGTACGCCAAGGCCCGCCGGGGCGACCTGCCGAACTTCACCGGCATCGACTCCGCCTACGAGCCGCCCATCGACCCCGAGGTGCACCTCGACACCACCGCGGTGAGCCCCGAGCAGGCCGCCGACCAGGTGGTGGCGGGCCTGCGCCGGCTCGGCGTGCTGCCGTGA
- the cysD gene encoding sulfate adenylyltransferase subunit CysD produces the protein MLTHLQVLEAESIQIIREAVAESERPVMLYSIGKDSTVMLHLARKAFFPAPPPFPLMHVDTTWKFRDMYAFRDRVAAESKMELIVHQNPDALARGINPFTHGSAMHTDIWKTEGLRQALDKHRVDLAFGGARRDEEKSRAKERVFSVRTAEHRWDPKRQRPELWQLYNGRTNLGENLRVFPLSNWTELDVWQYIRQEQIEVVPLYFAAPRPVVERDGMLIMVDDDRFPLTEDETPVTRQVRFRTLGCYPLSGAVESTATTVADIIGEMLLTTTSERQGRLIDHDSAGSMERKKQDGYF, from the coding sequence GTGCTGACCCACCTGCAGGTGCTGGAGGCCGAGAGCATCCAGATCATCCGCGAGGCGGTCGCCGAGAGCGAGCGGCCGGTGATGCTGTACTCGATCGGCAAGGACAGCACGGTGATGCTGCACCTGGCCCGCAAGGCGTTCTTCCCGGCGCCGCCGCCGTTCCCGCTGATGCACGTGGACACCACCTGGAAGTTCCGCGACATGTACGCCTTCCGGGACCGGGTGGCGGCCGAGTCGAAGATGGAACTGATCGTCCACCAGAACCCCGACGCGCTGGCCCGCGGCATCAACCCGTTCACGCACGGCTCGGCGATGCACACCGACATCTGGAAGACCGAGGGCTTGCGGCAGGCCCTGGACAAGCACCGGGTCGACCTGGCCTTCGGCGGCGCGCGCCGGGACGAGGAGAAGTCCCGGGCCAAGGAGCGGGTGTTCTCCGTCCGCACGGCCGAGCACCGCTGGGATCCGAAGCGGCAGCGTCCGGAGTTGTGGCAGCTCTACAACGGCCGCACCAACCTGGGTGAGAACCTGCGGGTGTTCCCGCTGTCGAACTGGACCGAACTGGACGTCTGGCAGTACATCCGGCAGGAGCAGATCGAGGTGGTGCCGCTCTATTTCGCCGCGCCCCGGCCGGTGGTCGAGCGTGACGGCATGCTGATCATGGTCGATGACGATCGTTTTCCGCTCACCGAGGACGAGACGCCGGTGACGCGGCAGGTGCGCTTTCGCACGCTGGGCTGCTACCCGCTGTCCGGCGCGGTGGAGAGCACGGCCACCACGGTCGCCGACATCATCGGCGAGATGTTGCTTACCACGACGTCCGAACGGCAGGGCCGGCTGATCGACCACGACTCGGCCGGCTCGATGGAGCGCAAGAAGCAGGACGGCTACTTCTGA